In the genome of Aedes aegypti strain LVP_AGWG chromosome 2, AaegL5.0 Primary Assembly, whole genome shotgun sequence, the window actgatgatgacaaggacgcattttacgcgcagctcgaacgccagtacgaccgctgcccaagccacgacgtcaagatcatcataggagatttgaacgctcaggttggccagaaggaggagttcagaccgacgattggaaaattcagcgcccaccggctgacgaacgtgAACGGCCTATGAcagatagattttgccgcctccaagaatatgaccattcgtagcacctatttccagcacaccCTCCCCTAtttcacctcagcagacagaatcgcaaatcgacctcgttttgatcgatggacggcacttctccgacataaccgacgtcagaacctatcgtagcgctaacattgactccgaccactacctgatgattgtgaaactgcgcccaaaactatccatcatttgaaacaaccgctgcacgttgcaatcttctattgccacgataaatgtgTCATATACTTAGGTTAAGTATTGTTTaattaattgaaagcgttttttctcttataagttATTTGAAAGTCCTGCCTAGGACTCTGTGAGAATGCGGCTCTTCGTTTTGTTAAAACCTCTATACAAAAATCTCTATCTTGAATCTTTGTtcagaattttgttagaatgtTGACAAGTGTGTGCTAGTATCTCGAGGGAAAACATAAACAagctgtgtatgacgagcgtatgtgAATGTTCGCAaattcaaatgtcactaagttCTATATGGCGCCTATGCATGTCGCACTTATAatctgtgaaatcgctcaaacgAAACTCCAAACACGCGAGGCTCAGTGGAGATATATTGTCGAGAAGAAAAACTTTCGTTAAGCGCTTACGAATTCTAGTATTTACCTAGCCATAATCGATCAGTTGGAACCCTAGAGGTTATAATACAATTGGGTTTATGCTAAgtgtggcgtgaggtgacaattgtcggtctcgtatagcgaggtgataattctcgactcgagtgaggtaactcgccgtgtaaatcaaacgGAGAGTCACCTCACTCGAGTcaagaattgtcacctcgctatacgagaccgacaattgtcaaCTCACgccgtagaataaacccaaataacaaaaatttaattgaaaaattaaatggtGTCCAATGTCTATGTCACTTTTCCAATTGCACAGTTGTGTAAAGCCTTACTCCAGAGCCATTTTCCCTATCACCTTCAATGACGACAGGACTAACGACTTCTCAATTTTCTGCATTCCAGCCCCAAACAAACCACTGTCACGACGTTCTACTATTGGTACTCATTACTGTTTCTCATTTGCCGGTGCTTCGTCATGCTGTACGTAACATCATCCATCTACGAAGCGTCATTGAAACCGTTGGAATTGTTACGTGACTTTGCCACCTCAAGCTGGAACCTGGATATACAACGACTACTGGATCATGCGTCTCTGAAGAGCATTGCCTTTTCCGGAAAACGGTTTTTCTTCATCACACGACCTTTGATTCTTGCCGTGAGATTGTTAAACGTGTTGATTCatattgagaatcgagtaaAATCGAATTTATGTACTTTTTGTAGATGGCTGGAACTATCATCACATACGAACTCGTCCTGCTAGATCAAGTGGCAAAGGAGCAAGATACAACAAGGGATtgcgatttttaaattttattcgtGCAAACTGGTTTACGCTGTACATAATTGTGaatattgcattttcaaataatacttTCAGTTTTCAATCAATACTTCGTAGTTCTTAATAGCTACTTCGCTGCCTCCGAATGGTATGTACAAGGTCTGATGGCTCGGGTGGACCTTTCCTGGGGTCAAACTGCCCATGTAGTGAGCGCGTCCAATGTAGAGCGTTTCTCCCGTAGAAGTCCGACCTCCGAAAACTGCATTAGGAGGAACGCTGCCAAAACCGGATGGAACCCAAATAGTGCTACCGTTGCACAAAACTTCGAAAGCATGCTTGGCAATTTCTTGACCGTTGTGGCAAACGTAGGCAATCTgtttgcttggaattactttggCAGGCAGTTGGTCTCCCTCATGATAGGCACGTCCTACATAGATTGGAGCTGTATCAACATCGTGTCCAGCGAGAATAGCTCCAGGTGGAACAGGTGCTCCAGCAGCGCAATGAGTCCAGGTTGCTGAAGTTAACACGAGATTATTAGCTAGATGGCATTTGTTGATTTATATAGAGAGGGTCTTACATTTCTGTTGTCCAACGAGGACTTCATAGTTCAGGAAGCTTTGCTCTGCTCCTCCGAAAGGTATATAAAGACAGCCATGGCTGCGGTGGATTTTTCCTGGAGTAAGGCTGCCTTCGTGATGAGTGCGTCCAATGTAGAGAGGCTCACCGGAGACAGTGTTGCCGCACAATACAGCACCAGTCGGTACGTGGCCGTTTCCGCTGTGTACCCAAGTGAATCCCTGTCCACTCAAAACCTATACAATATTGAAATTGGTTTCTTTTATCATTATCTACACATATTGCAACA includes:
- the LOC5574458 gene encoding uncharacterized protein LOC5574458, which codes for MNAGYNWMPWSAHQGIPPAGVYAGNDQDGSPIYIGRAFHEGDQLPAKVIPSKQAAYVSHNGVEIYKSHFEVLSGQGFTWVHSGNGHVPTGAVLCGNTVSGEPLYIGRTHHEGSLTPGKIHRSHGCLYIPFGGAEQSFLNYEVLVGQQKSTWTHCAAGAPVPPGAILAGHDVDTAPIYVGRAYHEGDQLPAKVIPSKQIAYVCHNGQEIAKHAFEVLCNGSTIWVPSGFGSVPPNAVFGGRTSTGETLYIGRAHYMGSLTPGKVHPSHQTLYIPFGGSEVAIKNYEVLIEN